In a genomic window of Anser cygnoides isolate HZ-2024a breed goose chromosome 28, Taihu_goose_T2T_genome, whole genome shotgun sequence:
- the LOC136787042 gene encoding olfactory receptor 14C36-like, whose translation MSNSSSITEFLLLAFADTRELQLLHFALFLAIYLAALLGNGLILTAVACDHRLHTPMYFFLLNLALLDLGCISTTLPKAMVNSLWDTRTISYAGCVAQVFFFPSLMSADLFLLTVMAYDRYVAICKPLHYETLLGSRACAQMAAAAWGSGVLYALLHTANTFSLPLCQGNAVDQFFCEISQILKLSCSDSYLREVGLLTFSGFLVLGCFVFIVLSYVQIFRAVLRMPSEQGRHKAFSTCLPHLVVVSLLVSTGVSAYLKPPTISCPSLDMIMAVLYAVMPPAVNPLIYSMRNQELKNAIRKVMSWMFIRICSGN comes from the coding sequence atgtccaacagcagctccatcaccgagttcctcctgctggcatttgcagacacgcgggagctgcagctcctgcacttcgcgctcttcctggccatctacctggctgccctcctgggcaacggcctcatcctcaccgccgtagcctgcgaccaccgcctccacacccccatgtacttcttcctcctcaacctcgccctccttgacctgggctgcatctccaccactctccccaaagccatggtcaattccctctgggacaccaggacCATTTCCTATGCGGGATGtgttgcacaggtctttttctttccctctctgatgtcagcagatttgtttcttctcaccgtcatggcctacgaccgctacgttgccatctgcaagcccctgcactatgagaccctcctgggcagcagagcttgtgcccagatggcagcagctgcctggggcagtggggttctctatgctctgctgcacactgccaatacattttccctgccgctctgccaaggcaatgctgtggaccagttcttctgtgaaatctcccagatcctcaagctctcctgctcagactcctacctcagggaagttgggcttCTCACATTCAgtggttttctggttttggggtgttttgtatTCATCGTGCTGTCCTATGtacagatcttcagggctgtgctgaggatgccctctgagcagggccggcacaaagccttctccacgtgcctccctcacctggtcGTGGTCTCCCTGCTGGTTAGCACTGGTGTATCTGCCTACCTGAAGCCTCCCACTATCTCCTGTCCATCCCTGGACATGATAATGGCTGTTCTATATGCAGTGATgcccccagcagtgaaccccctcatctataGCATGAGaaaccaggagctcaagaatGCCATTAGAAAAGTGATGTCATGGATGTTTATCAGGATTTGCTCAGGGAATTGA